AGCCAGACCAAGCTAAAACTGCAGGGCACTTCCAAtgacaaagtatttttttaatatgcaaatatgacaTCTACGATGACATTCCTCACATTGTTGTTTGTTACGGGTGTACATGTAAATaggttttgatatttttatactattgtctATGTCTAGTCTTAAGTTCTTTTTTAATTCCATATTTAAATTCTAATGTAATTTTGACTGTTTATATTGTTGTTTGTCAGTTCGCAAAATATATCCATAGCATCTAGTCGACTGCCTGGTTTATTGATTATCTTCCACTCTATTAGCTATCGAAATTCCCTCTTCTTTATTTGGTCCTTCTCCCTCACTCATGATCTTGCGATCTACTAAAACCAAGCAGTCGGCTAAAAGTGCTAAAATGACGCGCTCGGAAACGGGTACCCCTGCCACGGGTAGGCTCGGCCAGTCCAAAAAGTTGGACCACGGTGCGGCCGACGCCACCGTACCACCCGCGGCTTCCGACCCGCAAATCCCCGGGACGTCTCGCGAGTGCCTCACAACCGGCACCAGCGCCGAACAAGTTAATGTTCCCCTCAGTTGCAGGTCTCGCGCTTCGGGCTCTACGCGATCATCGGCCACGATCAAGGCACGACGATTGACCGCGGAGGCCCACTTGGCCCGCAAAAGCATAGAAAGGGAACAAGAGCTCTTTCAACGCGAACGGAAACTCCTTGAGCAGGTTAAACAGGTAGAACAGCTTGAACTTGAAGCGAAAATAGCCGCCTTAGAAGCCGAG
This genomic interval from Cydia splendana chromosome 4, ilCydSple1.2, whole genome shotgun sequence contains the following:
- the LOC134789456 gene encoding uncharacterized protein LOC134789456 is translated as MILRSTKTKQSAKSAKMTRSETGTPATGRLGQSKKLDHGAADATVPPAASDPQIPGTSRECLTTGTSAEQVNVPLSCRSRASGSTRSSATIKARRLTAEAHLARKSIEREQELFQRERKLLEQVKQVEQLELEAKIAALEAEERSNHTKIRRVYITHSAGPPGRPSPLYSIPRQLPKT